Part of the Lycorma delicatula isolate Av1 chromosome 13, ASM4794821v1, whole genome shotgun sequence genome is shown below.
aataataaaaatacaattgaaattaAGATAAGggttcagaatttttattttattttttgagtgtgCTGATGTATGGAAAGGAAACATATATAATCAAGAAGAAGGAAGATGttgaaagttttgaaatattgttatttagaaaataaaatagagtaccataataagaaatgaagaaatgCAAAGGAGAATGTATGAAGAAAGATGTCTGttgaaagatattataaaaaggGAATATTATGGATTGAACATACTTTGAAAAGGGAATGTtttcaaagaattattaaatacaaaaaaaaaagaaaaggaagaaaaaggaTTATTATGTTTCAGATGTAATGAGAGGAAGaagttatgtttaaataaagaagGAACACAAGATAGAGATAGATGAAGAGCCATCCAATTAATTCTTGTCTTAGAACAgctttactaaaaaagaaaaaataatctggaATCGATTGCCGACTCCATAAAGGTTGGTTAAATACATCCTTTAAGTAGGATCTTAAAGGAATTCAATACAACTGATCAGCTAATAAGTGGTGATACAAGTGACTGAAATAACAGGTGAGTTATTTGTTATATCTCTTAtacttattacttaatattaactttttctgtaaaactttttttaaatttaattatcattagcttttatcactaataaatttaaaaaatatgcaggaGAACTTGTTTAGATTTATTACAGCTGTTGGTTGTAAATaggtataatttattaactacattacCCAAGTTGTGTCACtatacacacatgcacacatacacacacacgcacgcatatattaattttatacttacattATTTGTTTCTGACATTACCTCAgaatagattacatttttattattgaccATCGTACTGTTCAATTGGGTTGTTTGCTTTGTTTGTACAAACTCAGCCCATACAGTTAAACATCTTTGTGATAAGTTACCATAATAAAGTGGTAAAATTGCACCTTCCAATTCTAAAGTTATTTGATGCTTAATAGGATGTTGCATTACccaataacttaaaatatttaatcaaggattatataataaaatacatttatcacaatcatttacaaaaatattatgtatacattCGACAttacttatcaataaataaatattttattcacaccattacttaataaattatattacataagccATATTTGAATGAGTAGTTATAATACTATATGGATATAAGTAGGAAATTCCCTGAATTTGCCTGGAAAAGTCAAGGAAAATTGATGTGGCGAACCTGGCAGAAAGCAGAGgggtagaaaaagaaataaatagaaacattaCATGTAATAGCAGAAAAAAATGAACTACTGATCTCTTATGAGAATACAGAAATATGATTCAAAACAAGAAAGACTTCGACATAGATGCCAAATATAACATACAGAGAGATCAGTACagtcaaaaaattttgttatctagATGAAATAATAACACCAATAGGtatgccaaaaaaaaagaatcactgAAAAAAAGGCAATAAAGATGGAATTAACATGTTAACTGTCTTATGAAATAACagcaaaaaatccattttgataaACATGAGATGAAACACTATACCACAGTGTTCAAACCAGAAGTATTACAAAAGCAATCAACACAAACAAGATTTAACATgctaaagttttatatatactttaatacaaTCTAaccttccattttttaaatatataccattaaattcaacttttttttgtcttcagtcatttgactggtttgatgcagctcttcaagattccctatctagtgctagtcgttgtataccctctacatcctacatccctaacaatttgttttacatattccaaacgtggcctgcctacacaattttttccttctacctgtccttccaatattaaagcgactattccaggatgccttagtatgtggcctataagtctgtctcttcttttaactatatttttccaaatgcttcttccttcatctatttgtcgcaatacctcttcatttgtcactttatccacccatctgatttttaacattctcctatagcaccacatttcaaaagcttctaatcttttcttctcagatactccgattgtccaagtttcacttccatataaagcgacactccaaacatatattttcaaaaatcttttcctgacatttaaattaatttttgatgtaaaaaaattatatttcttactgaaggctcgtttcacttgtgctattcggcattttatatcgctcctgcttcgtccatctttagtaattctacttcccaaataacaaaattcttctacctccataatcttttctcctcctgttttcacattcagtggtccatctttgttatttctactacatttcattacttttgttttcttcttgtttaaatTCAACACAAACTcgtatttgtaatctttttttatacatggCAATTGGTAAATGTTGACTCGCGTATTGTTATAAACAACCTTTATATGATTATTGTACCGTTATTTAAAACAACATCGTGTTTGTCCTACACAGAACTATgtaagtgaaacaattttttttttgtgttgtgaaAGCTAAATTCTATCcagctttttttatgaattttaaatttttaaattgtttaatcaaaCTTTTTGTTTGTGataacttctttattttgtttataagtgaATTTGATTATCCATTTGTTATGCTAGATACTTTTTAgtattgacttttttttgtaattttctggtTAATTTCAACATTCTGGATTAAATAATCTGAGGATCATCATCCCCAGAGTTGAGGGTTATTCTCAAAAGTTTGTAATTTGCCATGATTATTGGAGAAAATTAGGAGTAAAGTGGTTTCATTATATACTTTTCACTGATCCAAATATATCGTTTCATAACAAGATTCTAAGCCCCTACTGAAATATAAGTGATATTCAACCCTGTTAGAAACACTTTCATTCTGTTCGTTGATACGACTGGGTATaaattgaacatcattactttcagaaaaagagCTGAATTGAATCtctttagtttaatttatgtttgttatattttcttattctgcCTTAGTATAAGTTGACtgcaatatatttgtatattatttatcagCATAATATTTTAAGAACTTGTTTATTGTTTGAGAATATACGAGCATGTGTTTGTTAAACATTTATAtcatttaagttttgttaatataaaatatatttctgttataatttgaAACGTTTTGctgttatttgtaacaaaaatgtcaattttataaATCCATAGCAAGTTTAGGTCATATAGACTTActgcaaactaattttttttctttctactgagattatttattattaaaattgtatttttatcttatttgactttttttgtttcattttattaatatcgaGTATCgttttacatgcttttctttagctCAGTTTCATTCCAGGTTAACGGTTAACGGATAGTACACATGCACAGAAGATGGAGAGTAGTAGTACACAGGCACAGCAGGTTTTTGGGATGAACATTAATGTAGTTGATTAACCAACATAATGCTTCGAACACCCTTGTACGAGATATCGAAAACTCTGGTATTACATTTACtcctataaataataaacatcatactaataaaaagtataaataaaaaaatctttaaaacatgctttcaaacaaatctaaaaaagtggattacccagtaaacataaatagaagataattttgttttcaataaaataatatgtataaagttgtctattttcacaagaccacaatgaaaaatATGGGGCACGCTTTCATATATAATATctgaattaattctttaaatatgacaaacgttttgatataaaatgaaaatgatagctTCAGTATACAATATCTAATAAGTCTCTTTGGATGAACTAAAGTTAAGGTACAAAATAGAACTGAGGTCGCgccccatgcttttcattgtggtctggtgaaaatagacaactttatacattttattttattgaaaacaaaattatcttctgtttatgcttttactgggttttttagattttttaacattcatttttttatttgtctaaaagcatgttataaaaaaatttttttttattgattcataaattttgtttttgcttttttttattaatgttataatttttcattagtttcattaCATCTACTGTTGATGAGTATTTACTAGTCAAAATTCATGTTTTAGTTACAGAACTTTATATAAACAACGTTATATAaactttatagaaattaaaatattgtacttaattttaatgaaaatcgtCTAAATTTACCAGATAagcagagataaatttagaaatagttaTCCTATTAAAATTATACCACTTTTGTGGTTAAGGGTGAAAGAGAAATTGAACTCCAATTCCCCATACTCGTATCACAGTCCTGTTGAGtgcaataatatttatgattgattaaaacatttcatataaagcaacactGTGGTATTGTTATATTCTGATTTGTGTATAACTAGAAATACGCATTATTGTACATTGTTAGTGTAAGTAATTGTGGATCAACTGctgaatgtaatgaaaataaatatgttataacagTGCGCTTTTCCAATTTCAGtaaacataattactaaaattttaagtaatagattcttaaatattacaaatattacaactTGCTAATaatgttttgctttatttattctcttatagATGCGTATTATACCTTCACATGAACATAATATGGTAATTTGAGCTAATAGCACACACCTGCTTCAAAGATTTTTAACATGCATGGAGGAATGAATAAAAGAGtatgaaattaaagtaaacataagCAAACTAAACTAATGGAAATATATAAAAGGAGGATTTAGTGGTTAGGTCAAAtgaaggagaaattaaaaaaagtagaaaattatagatatttgagGACTACGGTGATAGAAGACTGAAagaatgtaaaggaaataaaattaaaaaagcaatacCTAGGGAAATCTTTAGTAAGAAAAGGAAATTACTATGTTGTAAAAGGTGAGTCACGGTTAAGAAGAAGGTTAACCAAATTCTATGAAGTATGGAGTTTCTTGTTGTACAAAATTGAAGCATGGATGATGTGGAAGAAGGACTAaattgagacttttgaaatgtgaATGTAACGAAAGTTAGATATACAGtaaagtaacccaccgggttggtcgcGTTTGGGAAGACTGATtgacagctgatttggaagtcgagagttccagcgttaagtcctagtaaagccagctatttttacacggacttgaatactagatcgtggataccggtgttctttggtgattgggtttcaattaaccacacatctcaggtatggtcaaactgagaatgtacaagactacacttcattcacactcatacatatcatcctcattcatcctctgaagtattatctaaatggtagttaccagaggctaaacaggaaaaaaataaagaaaagaaagatatacAGTAAAGTGAGGAACGaggaaataatgaacaaaataaaaaaaataacatttatgcgGGAAGTACACAAAAAAAGCGGAAACTGGTAAGGACATGCAGTTAGATTGGAATCTTGACAATTGCATTGTAAAGAGAAAGAAAGtaaggaagaagaaggatgaagttaatagataagGTGACAATTGGAAACTACAAGCAGATAAAAAAGAAGGGTTGGATGGAGAGAGCAGTGGTAAAAGGGACCTGCTgccaggcaaaaaaaaaaaataatgatgacccttataaaacatattatacgTTACAATATCCACTTGGGTAACATCAAGACATTATCATGGATTCAATttcttatataagtaaaataaccaGTTATTTTACCTTTATCCTCCtcaaacttataaatatatacttaacaattttcattttttccttctcaatttttatttattttattgtaatttttaattattaatagtcgTTAAccaattctattatttattttataattaatgaggTTTTACTATGATTTTGCTCTTACCTAGATGGATTAAGGAATATATCCAACCTAATAGGgccagttcctttttttatccatgaATTAGCATACCTAACCATTTCTgatatgatctatataatgtattattatgtaaccaaaaattaaaaaatttgtttagtgtaccctaaaagaaacaaaataatcaaaaaaaatcaactgtCGGTCTATCAttcagaggtcctgggtttgaatcccagccaggcatggtatttttttatgctaaaactcccatttccatatcccacgcacaagatTGAAGCTTATTAggtgatatcaagcaaaaataaaataaataaatgatatcaaTTTCTATAAGGTGgttttactttgtaaatattttagtaattaatattaaaattagctggtggtatattaaattaatacttcttaatactttttaatcataaaattgacCTCAAGAATGATTTCAAATTGTTTCAATACATACCTctttatctttccttttttttttaaacatgaaaataaaacaaatataaataattatacaattaaaagctttaatattttttatttgataaaggatatttcttattttattttctggcaCTGAAATTTGATGCATTGTGATTAAATTATGTTCCTGTTTAGTCATCAGAATAACCTGAAACagaattcttttatttagttaatataaataaatacaattattttgtgtttaattatgcCAATCTCCAGGACAGAGTGATAGAACCTCTTGTCTTTCATTTGAAGATTCCTAGATTCAAATCCCCATCCTGTACAGCATTTTTGtacatttcaaaattcattatcgTCTAACAACTACTTTTGGGTGTCAATCCTTTTGTTagtgcataaataaattttatttgctttaacaCTAAACCACTCAatggaaataatttgttttatactgtattaaaactTGTACTTTTCTGTggtttttttttgagttaaaatttatttgaacaaaattttatggaataaaaaaaagcaatatttatttaaaagtactttatttttcatctgtttttctgatagtctaattttaatgttgtggaagaacagtaaaagattataaagggttagggaaaaaaatttcttcgtattttaatgcaaatataaaacaacctttgttttatatttcaactGAAGTTTATTTAACCAAATAAGTGCTATTTTGATAGACTACCTTTTACTATTTTTCAAGCAGTCAAAATAACGTCACTTTAGAACTTCTgttttttctagataaaaaaatttaataagtgatTTTCACAGGCCACTTTTGAAGTCAAATTTATACGATTATAAAGTTACGTAGagacagaagaaaatttattccAACAGTACAAAATCAATAATACGTGTTGGGATTGATGTAGCTGTGACGGGAGACGACGTCTTTCCAATACATAGATTTTGGTCGCTATTCTCGCTCTATTGGCGTAATCTTTTCAATAGTTGACGGTTGAGGTTGAATCAATCGTTTGATCGGGCGACGGCAGCaacataaattatcaaaattctttttgtttttaagtaaattaagaataaattttatatatattctagcgATCAGAGGTAAACAACCTTCCCGTCTGGATCCCCTCCATGatcattaaactcatgtttgtgagaataattatggtaaataaaaattaaagtctgttcaatttataaaagtaatgtacTTTCTTCAGAGCAAAAGTTTGGTTAGTGCAGTACCtgctaattggtttttagatttcccatcGCAGCTTCATTCGCAAAATTTATAaccagaattacaaacataaataaccatcataatgttaccaaatctcataaagatcgATTCAATAGCGGTAAcataaaactgcaaaaatataaaaaaataacttatgtttttttactctttaaaatattaaaattgaacccaaaaatgtttttagatattattttgagaatatTTATTTGCAAGAGCAAATcaactgaatatctcatttagtatagttggaaattaagaaaatttgcaATGATTCTTcgacatttttttacctttcttcactgctttcaagatcgaattcaaaaaaatatagaaattgctttctatttattcaaaagaagattatatacaccagaaatcaagtttatatattcatttattgccaagaaattaaaaaaaagtaaatttcattgttactccattttaactcttcaaactcggaattttaaaaaatcctttcttagtgtgcacttacaccgtaagatgAACGTGTATACAGATTAATTTATCTTGATTATGAATCAGTTacgacatattttatataaataaatattctaacagACTTGTTACGGCTTCGACAAGTCAGGGGACTTTGCCCTCTGAACTTccttgtgttcattaaactcaagcttgtgagaataataatgataaatacaaattaaacctTGTTCCATTTATAAACACTATCAGTGTAGAGTAATTTCTTCCCAGCTACATTTTGATCAGTACAGGCCTTAACTTTGATTGATCTAAGAATGCGGGTTCCAAAACAGTCGatctccataaaaaaatattagttataattggtTACCTGTACGAAGGtagtgaccgtacttcgttttgattctttttttaattacttttattatgtttattacttttatgttttttagtcaaataactggAGGCCAGTCACATCGTGCATACAGCAACAGTGGCTGTGTCTGTTGAATTGCGTACAcagtcgcatcccttaaaaaaaatctacatttttaaaaacctgaaaatggtttttagatatttatctgaagagtatttgcaagtcccAATCTAATGAGCATGTTGTTTAGTATAgccggaaatgggaaaaatttgccattattgttcaaaatatttttgtttcctcatccctttcaaggtcaaatttcaaaaaatctagaaattagtttttagatatccACATGAAAATTAGACACTTGAAaagtcaagttgatatcttcatttgttacagagaaattagaaaaaaatagtaaatctcattgttactccattttactcCTTCAAACTCTgagtttcaaaaaatactttcttagtgTGCTCTTACACCATAAGataaacatgtatacaaatttttcatcaatttatttttagtagtttgagCTGGTGTTAATGAATcaatcagtcaggacatgttcttttgtgtatatagaaatgtataatacaatactagatatatattcatacatacctACATGCACACATGCATatacagttttctttaattttacaataccAAGAATTTGAGAATGCAAACTGCATGTCCTTTCAAATTTTCTCCCATCCCaacatttaacttatttcatCATCTCCTGAGAATGATGAATTACTAAGTTTTCTATCCTATATGTAATTGTAACTGTGAATAACAAAAGTGTTTTCTGCAGTTGTGTAACAGATACAATATTATAAAGAGCTGAAACTCTCAATATTTTTGTCTGTAAATCTACCTTgctgctaaaaagaaaaaaaatcagtaacaaaTAAAAGTAGCACATTTTTCTTATGgcaaagaagaataaataacttACAGTGAAGAATATCCAGGAagcaattaaaatagttaatttagtaTAACGATTATATGGTGATATTTTTACTGCATCTGGTTCTTCATCCAATTCTTCATCTGGTACAGATTGTTCTTCATTactcctgaaatttaaatttattttaaattaataataaatctatatatatatatatatatatatatatatatatatatatatatatatttattattaatttaaatttattttaaattaataataaatctatatatatatatatatatatattcaacttaatttttctttttactagtaTAGAAGTCTCTTAAAGGTAGaagtttttatttctactaataaACCTTCACGGTGGAGTGGTAACATTTCTGCCTTTCACCTGTAAGGTTCTGGGTTCAATCCTGATCAGGTTTGGCAAAttttatacactaaaaaatatgTCTGCCATAAAATAACTAACTGGTTTTGTTGCcttgaaattaagtaaataaatgttatccaatttctttttattaatttttcagtactgTTGGCCAAATCTACTCGTAATATGTATtgtgcattaataatttttctaaattctattaTAAGTGCATTTAAAGCATTACTACTGTTACATCATTagaaatatcaaaagaaaataaacaaatatgttattaaatttttacaaaattattttaaaaatcgcaACAGCTGTTTCAGTATACAGAAACTTagagataaaattcaaaaaataaaaagcaataatagggagtgtatgtatgtatgaatcaGTAATATAGATTTAACATTAAATACTATTGATCAGTTCAGGAAAAGGGGCGGTACTTACATAAAGATAAAAAGCCCATATCACATCCATAAGTTCAACAATGGAAAATTATTCAAGACTAAATgatcttttaaaagtaaattataatttttaaatttattaaattttcagtgaTTAAAAATGGTCCAGTTTCAAACCTTTATTCTCAACatgaagtattttgaaattaccattaaaaacatGATTCTCATCTACTAAACAATAAGCATAATTAGAAACTCTGTTATTATTGGAAAAACAAGATTTATGGTCCCttatgcatttttcaaaaaatctacttGTCTTCCAATATAAACATTGTAACAGGGATCACATTAAAGTTTGTAAACTGCTGATTTTTTAAGCttatcagttttacttttttttattcttaatacatTTACCTTGAGAATTATCAgatttgtaaataatatcaacatctttgtttattaaaaaaatataaatatttaaaaatatatatttatagcttCTATTCTAAAGTTACAAGGAAATGTAGTTTTATCAGtctatgaaagaaaaaatgttattaactttgtaatctaacaatataaaatattaaataaatgaagaatatattttacaatttatcagaattagaaactttttatcagtttctttcttgatgaatttaatttgcaatattatttttaggaaaagtcccattaaatttaatttgataatcctgtttaatttttacaagaactaattaa
Proteins encoded:
- the LOC142334048 gene encoding uncharacterized protein LOC142334048: MEEKLVSPQNLNNSSSSSGSDREYICAPEQMTVRSCEVWNELPEEIKKDPILASFREGYRFHYKRSESISPRSNEEQSVPDEELDEEPDAVKISPYNRYTKLTILIASWIFFTVILMTKQEHNLITMHQISVKDKEVCIETI